A genomic stretch from Candidatus Margulisiibacteriota bacterium includes:
- a CDS encoding PAS domain S-box protein, whose protein sequence is MLSIDNERTKYYLNLLQVMVVAINAEGEITLVNQKGAQALGYEIDDLVGKNWFETCIPSYCREKVKRVFVKVMYGELEPIEYNENPIITMNEDERLIAWHNTYLRDNEGIILGIIASGEDITDYRRAEDELFNIKDFYRNILESIEDGVFVTDKNDSIYYVNHSFALLAGISLYHLIGKNIFNDFPGENMGLFKEEYLKAKQNLQPVYYDMIHLDLVPNKPVVVSGWLTPKTKNNQFDGMICTMEDMTEHTKTIEALKDSEQVFKAISFMAKDAIILVDSSNSLVFWNKAAEEMFGYKLEEARGKNLHELIGANVDQEKIGKHFEHFHNTGEATLNGKTMETIVNRRDGSAFPMEMSVSSVKIKDTWHAIGIARDISDRKKLVPE, encoded by the coding sequence ATGTTAAGTATTGATAATGAACGAACAAAATATTATTTAAATTTATTACAAGTAATGGTGGTGGCTATAAATGCTGAAGGAGAAATAACTCTGGTTAACCAAAAAGGTGCACAGGCACTGGGATATGAGATTGATGATCTTGTTGGGAAAAACTGGTTTGAGACCTGTATTCCAAGCTACTGCAGAGAAAAAGTAAAAAGAGTTTTTGTTAAGGTGATGTATGGTGAACTGGAACCTATTGAATATAATGAAAATCCTATTATTACCATGAATGAAGATGAACGATTAATTGCCTGGCATAACACCTACTTAAGAGATAACGAAGGTATTATTCTCGGGATCATTGCTTCAGGCGAGGATATAACTGATTACCGAAGAGCAGAAGATGAACTTTTCAATATTAAGGATTTTTATCGAAATATTTTGGAAAGTATTGAGGATGGAGTATTTGTAACGGACAAAAATGATTCGATTTATTATGTTAACCATAGCTTCGCTCTGCTGGCGGGAATATCCCTCTATCATTTAATCGGCAAAAATATTTTTAATGACTTCCCCGGCGAAAACATGGGTTTATTTAAAGAGGAATATTTAAAGGCGAAACAAAATTTACAGCCTGTGTATTATGACATGATCCACCTTGATTTGGTGCCCAATAAACCTGTTGTTGTTTCAGGATGGCTTACTCCAAAAACAAAAAACAATCAGTTTGATGGCATGATATGCACGATGGAGGACATGACAGAACATACGAAAACAATAGAAGCTTTAAAGGACAGCGAGCAGGTGTTTAAAGCAATTTCCTTTATGGCTAAGGACGCTATTATACTGGTTGATTCATCAAATTCTCTTGTTTTTTGGAACAAAGCTGCCGAGGAGATGTTCGGTTACAAACTTGAAGAAGCTCGGGGCAAGAATTTACATGAGCTTATCGGGGCCAATGTTGATCAGGAAAAAATAGGGAAACATTTTGAGCATTTTCATAATACAGGGGAAGCAACTTTAAACGGGAAAACCATGGAAACAATAGTGAACAGAAGAGACGGTTCGGCATTTCCGATGGAAATGTCTGTTTCCAGCGTGAAAATAAAGGATACCTGGCATGCAATCGGTATA